A single region of the Onychomys torridus chromosome 11, mOncTor1.1, whole genome shotgun sequence genome encodes:
- the Ufc1 gene encoding ubiquitin-fold modifier-conjugating enzyme 1 isoform X2, which yields MKIPITYPTTAPEIAVPELDGKTAKMYRGGKICLTDHFKPLWARNVPKFGLAHLMALGLGPWLAVEVPDLIQKGVIQHKEKCNQ from the exons AG ATTCCTATCACATATCCCACTACTGCTCCAGAAATTGCAGTCCCTGAGCTGGATGGAAAGACAGCGAAGATGTACAG GGGTGGCAAAATATGTCTGACTGATCATTTCAAACCTTTGTGGGCCAGGAATGTGCCCAAGTTTGGACTAGCTCATCTCATGGCACTAGGG CTGGGTCCTTGGCTGGCAGTGGAAGTCCCTGATCTGATTCAGAAGGGTGTAATCCAGCACAAAGAAAAATGCAACCAATGA
- the Usp21 gene encoding ubiquitin carboxyl-terminal hydrolase 21, with protein MPQASEHRLGRTREPPVNVQPRVGAKIPFPPRARSKERRNPVPGPNSMLRPLPPRPGPPDERLKKLELGRGRTSSSRPRGPLRADHGVPLPGSPPPTVALPLPSRTNLARSKSVSSGDLRPMGIALGGHRGTGELGAALSRLALRPEPPTLRRSTSLRRLGGFPGPPTLLSIRTEPPTSHGSFHMISTRPSEPFYSEDKMAHHTLLLGSGHVGLRNLGNTCFLNAVLQCLSSTRPLRDFCLRRDFRQEVPGGGRAQELTEAFADVIGALWHPDSCEAVNPTRFRAVFQKYVPSFSGYSQQDAQEFLKLLMERLHLEINRRGRRAPPILASGPVPSPPRRGGALHEEPELSDDDRANLMWKRYLEREDSKIVDLFVGQLKSCLKCQACGYRSTTFEVFCDLSLPIPKKGFAGGKVSLRDCFSLFTKEEELESENAPVCDRCRQRTRSTKKLTVQRFPRILVLHLNRFSTSRGSIKKSSVGVDFPLQRLSLGDFASDKAGSPVYQLYALCNHSGSVHYGHYTALCRCQTGWHVYNDSRVSPVSENQVASSEGYVLFYQLTQEPPRCL; from the exons ATGCCCCAGGCTTCTGAGCATCGCTTGGGCCGGACTCGAGAGCCACCGGTCAATGTACAGCCCCGAGTGGGAGCCAAGATACCATTTCCTCCCCGGGCCCGCAGCAAGGAGCGCCGAAACCCAGTTCCTGGGCCGAACTCCATGTTACGACCTTTGCCTCCCAGGCCTGGTCCCCCAGATGAAAGGCTCAAGAAACTGGAGCTGGGTCGGGGTCGGACCTCAAGCTCTCGTCCTAGAGGCCCCCTTCGAGCAGATCATGGGGTTCCCTTGCCTGGCTCACCACCCCCAACTGTGGCTCTGCCTCTCCCATCCCGGACCAATTTAGCCCGTTCCAAGTCTGTGAGCAGTGGGGACTTGCGTCCAATGGGCATTGCCTTGGGAGGGCACCGTGGCACTGGCGAGCTAGGGGCTGCACTGAGCCGCTTGGCACTCCGGCCTGAACCACCCACTTTGAGACGTAGCACTTCTCTCCGGCGTCTTGGGGGCTTCCCTGGTCCCCCTACCCTGCTCAGCATACGGACAGAGCCCCCTACTTCCCATGGCTCCTTCCACATGATATCTACCCGGCCCTCTGAGCCTTTCTACTCTGAGGACAAGATG GCTCATCACACACTGCTTCTGGGCTCTGGTCATGTTGGTCTCCGAAATCTGGGAAATACA TGTTTCCTGAACGCCGTGCTACAGTGTTTGAGCAGCACAAGGCCTCTTCGAGACTTTTGTCTTCGAAGGGACTTCCGGCAAGAGGTACCTGGAGGAGGCCGAGCCCAGGAGCTCACGGAAG CCTTTGCAGATGTGATTGGTGCCCTCTGGCACCCTGACTCCTGTGAAGCTGTGAATCCTACCCGATTCCGAGCCGTCTTCCAGAAATACGTCCCCTCCTTCTCTGGATACAG CCAGCAGGATGCCCAAGAGTTTCTGAAGCTCCTCATGGAGCGGCTGCATCTTGAAATCAACCGACGAGGCCGCCGGGCACCACCAATCCTGGCCAGTGGTCCAGTTCCCTCTCCACCTCGCCGAGGAGGGGCTCTGCATGAAGAACCTGAATTAAG TGATGATGACCGGGCCAACTTAATGTGGAAGCGCTACCTGGAGCGAGAAGACAGCAAGATTGTGG ACCTATTTGTGGGCCAGTTGAAAAGTTGCCTCAAGTGCCAGGCCTGTGGGTATCGCTCCACGACCTTCGAGGTTTTTTGTGACCTGTCCCTGCCCATCCCCAAG AAAGGATTTGCTGGGGGCAAAGTGTCTCTGCGAGACTGTTTCAGCCTTTTCACCAAGGAGGAAGAGCTAGAGTCGGAAAATGCCCCA GTGTGTGACCGATGCCGGCAAAGAACACGAAGTACCAAAAAGTTGACCGTACAAAGATTCCCCCGAATCCTCGTGCTCC ATCTGAATCGATTTTCCACCTCCCGAGGCTCCATCAAGAAAAGTTCAGTAGGTGTAGACTTCCCATTGCAGCGACTGAGCCTAGGGGACTTTGCCAGTGACAAGGCGG GAAGCCCTGTCTACCAGCTGTACGCCCTCTGCAACCACTCGGGGAGCGTTCACTATGGACACTACACAGCCCTGTGCCGCTGCCAGACTGGTTGGCACGTCTACAATGACTCCCG TGTCTCCCCTGTCAGTGAAAATCAGGTGGCATCCAGCGAGGGTTACGTACTCTTCTACCAACTGACGCAGGAGCCGCCTCGGTGCC